A single Natrinema pellirubrum DSM 15624 DNA region contains:
- a CDS encoding P-loop NTPase, whose product MAQQSDSLEPFRAIELPDGSDPISKGIVRRIRSNEGTMTVEIAIDGLGEDLAERIVEQVRGAALALPDADHVRIEPVRDADKEVELPTVDHVLAVASAKGGVGKTTVAVALARTLAARGVDVGLFDADIYGPNVPHLLEDVDGPVLTNEHGQPVPLEAENGLEMLSPGVAGGDAPTARRGAIAYGAVENLLGQGDWSDRDVMIIDMPAGTDDVVGAALEHVPVDGAVFVTTPFDASVDDTKRTVDLFAENGVAPVAGVVNMNSFDCECCGERNRLFEDPVDIDVPVAHDLPFDRTLQRAPGGTDSHETIDALAETVESFIDEVLEDVPKDAFDLRGLPRASQTRQLCDELAAADAGDTVRVVVEDPEWVRDALRSDAGELLADVDREGIATTGALLAVTRR is encoded by the coding sequence ATGGCACAGCAGAGCGACTCCCTCGAGCCGTTCCGGGCGATCGAACTGCCCGACGGCAGCGATCCGATCTCGAAGGGGATCGTCCGGCGGATCCGCTCGAACGAGGGCACGATGACGGTCGAAATCGCGATCGATGGGCTCGGCGAAGACCTCGCCGAGCGGATCGTCGAACAGGTCCGGGGGGCGGCGCTTGCGCTGCCGGACGCGGACCACGTCCGCATCGAACCGGTCCGGGACGCGGACAAAGAGGTCGAACTGCCCACGGTCGATCACGTCCTGGCCGTCGCGAGCGCGAAAGGCGGGGTCGGCAAGACGACGGTCGCGGTCGCACTGGCGCGGACCCTCGCCGCCCGCGGGGTCGACGTCGGGCTGTTCGACGCGGACATCTACGGCCCGAACGTCCCCCACCTGCTCGAGGACGTCGACGGGCCGGTCCTGACGAACGAACACGGCCAGCCGGTGCCGCTGGAGGCCGAAAACGGACTCGAGATGCTCAGCCCCGGCGTGGCCGGCGGCGACGCGCCGACGGCGCGGCGGGGGGCGATCGCCTACGGTGCGGTCGAGAACCTGCTCGGACAGGGCGACTGGTCGGATCGCGACGTCATGATCATCGACATGCCCGCCGGCACGGACGACGTGGTCGGAGCGGCGCTGGAACACGTCCCCGTCGACGGGGCCGTCTTCGTCACGACCCCCTTCGACGCGAGCGTCGACGACACGAAACGGACCGTCGACTTGTTCGCCGAGAACGGGGTCGCTCCGGTCGCCGGGGTCGTCAACATGAACAGCTTCGACTGCGAGTGCTGTGGGGAGCGCAACCGGCTGTTCGAGGACCCCGTCGACATCGACGTCCCCGTCGCCCACGACCTCCCGTTCGATCGCACCCTTCAGCGCGCTCCCGGCGGGACCGACTCGCACGAGACGATCGACGCGCTGGCCGAGACCGTCGAATCGTTCATCGACGAGGTCCTCGAGGACGTCCCCAAGGACGCGTTCGATCTGCGGGGGCTGCCGCGGGCCAGCCAGACGCGCCAGCTGTGTGATGAGCTGGCGGCCGCCGACGCCGGGGACACCGTCCGGGTCGTCGTCGAGGACCCCGAATGGGTCCGGGACGCCCTCCGGAGCGACGCCGGCGAACTACTCGCGGACGTCGACCGGGAGGGGATCGCCACCACCGGTGCGTTGCTGGCAGTGACGCGGCGCTGA